In uncultured Ilyobacter sp., a genomic segment contains:
- a CDS encoding Maf family protein gives MILASKSPRRKEILEGFGLEPEILTSSIEEISDKEGLLEQIMDISRKKSMEISEKRKKSYVVSADTVVVLDGHILGKPKDEDEAFYMLNSLSGKQHKVLTAYTLMNSEKKIDFTSYDSTEVYFKELSEEEIRWYISTGEPMDKAGAYGIQGKGAVLVKKIEGDFFNVMGFPISKFYDDLKELNLSIDELNKTIEVERC, from the coding sequence ATGATATTGGCATCTAAATCACCGAGAAGAAAAGAGATATTGGAAGGATTTGGCCTAGAGCCAGAGATCCTGACTTCAAGTATAGAGGAAATAAGTGATAAAGAGGGACTTTTAGAGCAGATAATGGATATTTCTAGAAAAAAATCCATGGAAATTTCTGAAAAAAGAAAAAAAAGTTATGTGGTTTCTGCAGATACTGTAGTTGTCTTAGACGGTCACATACTGGGAAAGCCAAAAGACGAGGATGAGGCCTTTTATATGCTAAACTCTCTGTCTGGAAAACAGCACAAGGTTCTCACCGCCTATACTTTAATGAACTCTGAAAAAAAAATAGATTTTACAAGTTATGATTCTACAGAAGTTTATTTCAAGGAACTTTCAGAAGAAGAGATAAGATGGTATATATCTACCGGTGAGCCTATGGACAAAGCCGGGGCTTATGGTATACAGGGAAAGGGGGCGGTACTGGTAAAAAAAATAGAGGGAGATTTTTTTAACGTTATGGGATTCCCTATAAGCAAGTTTTACGATGACCTTAAAGAACTGAATTTAAGTATAGATGAACTAAATAAAACTATAGAGGTGGAAAGATGTTAA
- a CDS encoding DUF2147 domain-containing protein codes for MKKLLIFIILSVNIMGKSFEGYWLIPSGKTIILITEKNKVFTGHVVWLKDPLYPEGDSMEGEIQVDRKNPDPLLRRRKVMGLKVVGDMQRDPEKSNVLKDGWVYDSWNGKKYYGKAELIEDNILKLRGSLDPWGIVGYSQKCTRVIYPDKYSLPQIN; via the coding sequence GTGAAAAAACTCTTAATTTTTATTATCTTATCAGTAAATATAATGGGAAAGTCCTTTGAAGGCTACTGGCTCATCCCATCAGGAAAGACAATAATACTTATAACCGAGAAAAATAAAGTTTTCACAGGACATGTGGTCTGGCTAAAAGACCCCCTATACCCTGAAGGAGACTCCATGGAAGGTGAGATTCAGGTAGACAGAAAAAATCCAGACCCCCTCCTTAGAAGGAGAAAAGTCATGGGCCTAAAAGTAGTAGGCGATATGCAACGAGACCCTGAAAAGAGTAATGTGTTAAAAGATGGATGGGTATATGACTCCTGGAACGGGAAAAAATACTACGGCAAGGCTGAGTTGATTGAAGACAATATTCTAAAACTAAGGGGTTCTCTCGATCCCTGGGGAATTGTCGGATACTCCCAAAAATGTACCCGTGTAATTTACCCTGACAAATACAGTCTGCCCCAGATAAATTAA
- the epsC gene encoding serine O-acetyltransferase EpsC — translation MFQGLKYDLDNILKQDPAARSRLEVFFLYPSIHSVLFHRISSFLYKRKFFFLARFTSQFARFLTGIEIHPGAKIGKGLFIDHGMGVVIGETAVVGNNVTLYHQVTLGGTGNEKGKRHPTVEDGCIIGSGAKVLGNITVGPGSRVGANSVVLKDVPAGATVVGIPAAIKKKRYKINKEAELNSKRA, via the coding sequence ATGTTTCAAGGATTAAAATACGATTTGGATAATATACTAAAACAAGATCCTGCTGCAAGAAGTAGACTGGAAGTCTTTTTTCTTTACCCGAGTATTCACTCGGTTCTTTTTCATAGAATCTCCAGTTTTCTTTATAAGAGAAAGTTTTTTTTCCTGGCTAGATTTACCTCGCAGTTTGCACGGTTTTTAACGGGAATAGAAATACACCCAGGGGCTAAGATAGGAAAAGGTCTTTTTATTGATCATGGCATGGGAGTAGTAATAGGTGAAACAGCCGTTGTGGGAAATAACGTAACCCTTTATCATCAAGTCACTCTGGGGGGAACTGGAAATGAGAAGGGTAAAAGACATCCTACAGTTGAGGATGGCTGTATAATCGGGTCTGGAGCCAAAGTTTTGGGGAATATAACAGTAGGACCTGGAAGCAGAGTTGGGGCTAATTCTGTGGTCTTAAAAGATGTTCCTGCTGGAGCCACTGTAGTTGGGATACCGGCAGCGATAAAAAAAAAGCGATATAAAATAAATAAAGAGGCTGAATTAAATTCAAAAAGAGCTTAG
- a CDS encoding rubredoxin, whose translation MKTEKYQCTHCGYVYVYIEYDNGNKMNMPFEQLDDNWTCPTCGLSKKIFKKID comes from the coding sequence ATGAAAACGGAAAAATATCAATGCACCCATTGTGGATATGTCTATGTTTATATAGAATATGACAATGGAAATAAAATGAATATGCCCTTTGAACAACTTGACGATAACTGGACTTGTCCAACCTGTGGTCTGAGTAAGAAAATATTTAAAAAAATTGATTAA
- a CDS encoding pseudouridine synthase — protein MRINKYLSSIGVASRREIDRLVEKGSVRVNSAIATPGMKVSASDVIEINGKKIQKKTEKKVYFMLNKPAGVISAAKDDRGRKTVVDLIKCEERIYPVGRLDFDTEGLILLTSDGDFFNKIMHPKSEVYKEYHVDVMGKVNKLEMDKLKRGVRLEDGMTLPAKVEILDSSHETSKLRISIREGRNRQIRRMCKAIGHPVIHLKREKIGELSLGNLKKGGFRELSKKEVEYLYSL, from the coding sequence ATGAGGATAAATAAATATCTTTCTTCTATAGGGGTAGCATCGAGAAGAGAGATAGACAGGCTGGTAGAAAAGGGGTCTGTAAGAGTGAATAGTGCCATAGCAACTCCTGGGATGAAGGTGTCGGCATCAGATGTTATAGAAATAAACGGAAAAAAAATTCAGAAAAAAACCGAGAAAAAAGTATATTTTATGCTGAATAAACCTGCAGGAGTTATAAGTGCAGCCAAGGATGACAGAGGACGAAAAACTGTAGTGGACCTTATAAAATGTGAGGAGAGAATCTATCCTGTAGGAAGGTTAGATTTTGATACAGAGGGACTGATTCTTTTGACCAGTGATGGTGATTTTTTTAATAAAATAATGCATCCCAAATCAGAGGTATATAAAGAGTACCATGTAGATGTCATGGGAAAGGTAAATAAGCTTGAGATGGATAAGTTAAAAAGAGGGGTACGGCTAGAAGATGGAATGACTCTTCCTGCTAAGGTGGAAATTTTAGACTCTTCCCACGAAACTTCAAAACTGAGAATATCAATAAGGGAAGGAAGAAACCGTCAAATAAGAAGGATGTGCAAGGCAATCGGGCATCCTGTGATTCACCTGAAAAGAGAAAAAATAGGAGAATTGTCCTTGGGAAACCTTAAAAAAGGAGGATTCAGAGAGTTGTCCAAAAAAGAGGTTGAATATTTATACTCTCTGTAA
- the gatC gene encoding Asp-tRNA(Asn)/Glu-tRNA(Gln) amidotransferase subunit GatC, giving the protein MSLTREEVLKVAKLARLEFKDEEIQKFQIQLNDILGYIDILDEVDTDGIEPLIQVNEGIGKLREDEIKKSFTVEEALKNAPQSEADTIIVPKVVGE; this is encoded by the coding sequence ATGTCTTTAACAAGAGAAGAAGTTTTGAAAGTGGCTAAACTTGCCAGACTTGAATTTAAAGATGAGGAGATACAGAAATTTCAGATACAATTAAACGACATATTAGGATATATAGATATCTTAGACGAGGTAGACACAGATGGGATAGAACCTCTGATTCAGGTAAATGAAGGAATAGGCAAACTGAGAGAGGACGAGATAAAAAAATCCTTTACTGTAGAAGAAGCACTAAAAAATGCTCCTCAGTCAGAAGCTGATACTATAATAGTTCCAAAAGTTGTAGGAGAATAA
- a CDS encoding class 1 isoprenoid biosynthesis enzyme → MSKADIGKLMIGNIRLTMLFKDSYLDLLKIEKDMKAEVKKLDFSKEFYFSGKKIEFLESFKQNFFTLLVLSILKQSGIKDRKLVEYGKVIYCLRTIITCTDNIIDNENKGVLFLKTPKNPVVNNVLLLMVCQNILINTLNNLGDDKREVARVILEKIHRVAESEGLRDEGLYRKYPSPQEIVEKIHRGIGGELLQLSLWAPMEIEKSASLEKFNRGLHDIGMALQGLDDLSDMEEDLDAEKVNLGVSHLINTLSFEKNSLKLKFWISDENISGEFRSFLSRYTKECIEKSLEGFEKLEEGGYPVSREDATILMRILFKLRGLEKLWDIGYEDRQK, encoded by the coding sequence ATGAGCAAGGCAGATATAGGGAAATTAATGATAGGGAATATAAGACTTACAATGCTTTTTAAAGATTCTTATTTGGATCTTTTGAAGATAGAAAAAGATATGAAGGCAGAGGTAAAAAAACTGGATTTTTCAAAGGAGTTTTATTTTTCTGGAAAAAAGATAGAATTTTTGGAAAGTTTTAAACAGAATTTTTTTACCCTTCTTGTACTGAGTATATTGAAGCAAAGTGGCATAAAAGACAGAAAACTTGTGGAATATGGGAAGGTGATATACTGTCTGAGGACTATAATTACATGCACGGACAATATTATAGATAATGAAAATAAGGGAGTACTTTTTCTGAAAACACCTAAAAATCCTGTGGTAAATAATGTACTTCTATTGATGGTGTGTCAGAATATACTTATAAATACTCTAAATAACCTAGGAGATGATAAGAGAGAGGTAGCGAGGGTAATTTTAGAAAAAATCCATAGAGTGGCAGAAAGTGAGGGACTTAGAGATGAAGGGCTGTATCGAAAATATCCAAGCCCTCAGGAGATAGTGGAAAAAATCCACAGGGGTATAGGGGGTGAGCTTTTGCAGCTTTCCCTATGGGCACCCATGGAAATAGAAAAATCTGCTTCTTTGGAGAAGTTTAACAGAGGTTTGCATGACATCGGAATGGCACTTCAAGGCCTAGATGACCTGAGTGATATGGAGGAAGACCTAGACGCTGAAAAAGTAAACCTTGGAGTGTCCCATCTTATAAACACCCTATCTTTTGAGAAAAACAGTTTGAAACTTAAATTCTGGATCTCAGATGAAAATATTAGCGGGGAATTTAGAAGTTTTTTGTCTCGGTACACAAAAGAGTGCATAGAAAAATCATTAGAAGGCTTTGAAAAACTAGAAGAAGGCGGCTATCCTGTTTCCCGAGAGGATGCGACCATTCTGATGAGAATTCTTTTTAAATTGAGGGGACTTGAGAAATTGTGGGATATTGGCTACGAGGATAGACAAAAATAA
- the scpB gene encoding SMC-Scp complex subunit ScpB, producing MSLKLYLESILLLSGEELKISELCKFFKKSHQEIVEILNEIKNERKDTGINVEINTENVYLITNPASGEMIHKFFNQESKPKKLSGAALETLSIIAYRQPVTKSEIEGIRGVSAEGVIQNLEDKKLIRVCGKKESVGRPNLYEVTGRFFSYLKIDSIEELPNYDEVKRHIERENEDK from the coding sequence ATGAGTCTAAAATTATACTTAGAATCCATACTGCTTTTGTCTGGAGAGGAGCTTAAAATTTCGGAACTCTGTAAATTTTTTAAAAAAAGTCATCAAGAGATTGTTGAGATATTAAATGAGATAAAAAATGAAAGAAAAGACACCGGAATAAATGTGGAGATAAATACTGAAAATGTTTACCTGATAACTAATCCAGCCAGCGGAGAGATGATACACAAATTTTTTAACCAGGAATCAAAACCTAAAAAACTCTCTGGGGCAGCTCTAGAGACACTGTCTATAATAGCCTACAGGCAGCCGGTGACCAAAAGTGAGATTGAGGGGATAAGAGGTGTGTCTGCTGAGGGAGTTATTCAGAATTTAGAGGACAAGAAATTAATCAGAGTTTGCGGGAAAAAAGAAAGCGTAGGGAGACCAAATCTATATGAAGTCACAGGTAGATTTTTTAGCTATCTGAAGATAGATTCTATAGAGGAACTCCCAAATTATGATGAGGTGAAAAGGCACATTGAAAGAGAAAATGAGGATAAATAA
- the gatB gene encoding Asp-tRNA(Asn)/Glu-tRNA(Gln) amidotransferase subunit GatB, translating to MAREWESVIGLEVHLQLKTGTKVWCGCSADYDDSAPNTHTCPICLGHPGALPKLNRKVAEYGVKAALALNCRINNESRFDRKNYFYPDLTKGYQITQFDVPYAEEGYIDVKLNSGKESRIGITRIQIEEDTGKSIHAGEESFINYNRASIPLIEIISDPDIRSSEEAYEYLNLLKTSIKYTGISDVSMELGSLRCDANISVRPKGEEKYGTRVEVKNLNSFKAVARAIDYEIGRQIDVIENGGIIHQETRLWDDESQVTRLMRSKEEAMDYRYFPEPDLGVLYISDELVEKIKEEMPESKIDKVKRFISEYGLSEYDSNILCDEIELGDYFETAAKISGNPKTTANWIITEVLRVLKDSQKPIEEFEITPEHLGEIVKLIGSGAISGKIAKKVFEIKLTDERAPEEIVKAEGLAQVADEGAIESMVDEVLANNAKLVEDYHNADEGRKPRVLKGLIGQVMKASRGKANPQMVTDLLTKKL from the coding sequence ATGGCTAGAGAATGGGAATCGGTAATTGGACTGGAAGTTCATTTGCAGTTGAAAACAGGGACTAAGGTATGGTGCGGTTGTAGTGCAGACTATGATGATTCGGCACCGAATACTCATACATGCCCTATCTGCCTCGGACATCCAGGAGCACTTCCAAAACTAAATAGAAAAGTTGCAGAATACGGAGTCAAGGCAGCACTTGCACTTAATTGTAGAATAAATAATGAAAGCAGATTTGATAGAAAAAACTATTTTTATCCTGACCTTACCAAGGGATATCAGATAACTCAGTTTGATGTTCCTTACGCAGAGGAAGGATACATAGATGTAAAACTGAATTCTGGAAAAGAGAGCAGAATAGGTATTACCAGAATACAGATAGAAGAGGACACCGGTAAATCAATACATGCAGGAGAAGAATCCTTTATAAACTATAACAGAGCCTCTATACCGCTCATCGAGATCATATCAGATCCAGATATAAGAAGCTCGGAAGAGGCCTATGAATACCTAAACCTCCTCAAAACATCCATAAAATACACTGGAATAAGTGATGTATCAATGGAATTAGGGTCCTTGAGATGTGATGCCAATATATCTGTAAGACCAAAGGGAGAGGAAAAATACGGTACAAGGGTAGAGGTGAAAAATCTGAATTCCTTTAAGGCAGTGGCAAGAGCCATAGACTATGAGATAGGAAGGCAGATAGATGTAATTGAAAACGGAGGAATAATCCATCAGGAGACCAGACTTTGGGATGATGAGTCTCAGGTGACAAGATTAATGAGAAGCAAAGAGGAAGCAATGGACTACAGATACTTTCCAGAACCTGATTTAGGTGTACTCTATATATCTGATGAACTTGTAGAGAAAATCAAAGAGGAGATGCCGGAATCCAAAATAGATAAGGTCAAAAGATTTATAAGCGAGTATGGTCTTTCTGAATATGATTCAAACATACTCTGTGATGAGATAGAGCTTGGAGACTATTTTGAAACTGCTGCAAAAATATCAGGAAATCCAAAGACAACTGCTAACTGGATAATTACAGAAGTCTTGAGAGTTCTTAAGGACAGCCAAAAACCTATAGAAGAGTTTGAAATTACTCCAGAGCATTTGGGAGAGATAGTAAAACTAATAGGCAGCGGAGCTATTTCAGGAAAAATTGCCAAAAAAGTTTTTGAAATAAAGCTCACAGATGAGAGGGCACCAGAAGAGATCGTAAAGGCTGAAGGGCTTGCACAGGTTGCTGACGAAGGAGCCATCGAAAGTATGGTAGACGAGGTTCTTGCAAATAATGCAAAGCTTGTAGAAGACTATCATAATGCAGATGAGGGTAGAAAACCTAGAGTTCTAAAAGGTCTTATAGGACAGGTTATGAAGGCATCTAGGGGTAAGGCAAATCCTCAGATGGTAACAGATTTACTGACAAAGAAATTATAA
- a CDS encoding rod shape-determining protein codes for MLKAINKALGMFSEDLGIDLGTANTLVCVKNKGVVLNEPSVVAVNNKTKDIYAVGDKAKRMIGRTPAVIDAIRPLKNGVIADYEITEKMLREFYKRVHKRKFLANPRVVICVPAGVTQVEKRAVIDVTREAGAREAYLIEEPMAAAIGAGLNIFEPDGNLIIDIGGGTTEIAVISLGGIVKTSSLRVAGDKFDAAIVQYVRQKHNLLIGDKTAEEIKINVGSAIDLEEELTIEISGRNVLNGLPKNISINSSEIKEALDEMMHQIIEEIKVILEKTPPELSSDIKRKGIVLVGGGALIRGIDKKISDALQLSVQITETPLNAVVMGIEELLKNFEKYREVIISPETDY; via the coding sequence ATGTTAAAAGCTATAAATAAAGCACTTGGAATGTTTTCAGAAGATTTAGGTATAGATTTAGGTACTGCAAATACTCTGGTTTGTGTAAAAAATAAAGGTGTTGTTTTAAACGAACCCTCTGTAGTAGCGGTAAACAATAAAACAAAAGACATATATGCAGTAGGTGACAAGGCCAAGAGGATGATCGGCCGTACTCCTGCAGTTATAGATGCCATAAGACCTCTTAAAAACGGTGTTATAGCAGACTATGAAATAACTGAAAAAATGCTTCGTGAGTTTTATAAAAGAGTTCATAAAAGGAAATTTCTTGCAAATCCAAGAGTTGTGATATGTGTACCTGCAGGAGTTACACAGGTAGAAAAAAGAGCGGTTATTGATGTGACAAGAGAGGCCGGGGCTAGAGAGGCTTATCTTATCGAAGAGCCCATGGCAGCTGCAATCGGTGCAGGACTAAATATATTTGAGCCCGACGGAAACCTAATTATAGATATAGGAGGAGGTACTACTGAAATAGCAGTGATATCCCTCGGTGGAATTGTAAAGACATCGTCTCTAAGGGTGGCAGGAGACAAATTTGATGCTGCAATAGTCCAGTATGTGAGACAAAAGCACAACCTTCTTATAGGGGATAAAACCGCCGAAGAGATAAAGATCAATGTGGGAAGTGCAATAGACCTAGAAGAGGAACTGACAATAGAGATAAGCGGAAGAAACGTCTTAAACGGGCTTCCAAAAAATATATCTATAAATTCTTCTGAAATAAAAGAGGCCTTAGATGAGATGATGCATCAGATTATAGAAGAGATAAAAGTCATACTAGAAAAAACACCTCCTGAATTATCGTCAGATATAAAGAGAAAAGGGATAGTTCTTGTAGGAGGAGGAGCCCTTATAAGGGGGATAGACAAGAAGATTTCTGATGCACTGCAGCTAAGCGTACAGATAACCGAAACTCCTCTGAATGCAGTGGTGATGGGTATAGAGGAATTGTTAAAGAATTTTGAAAAATACAGAGAGGTTATTATTTCTCCAGAAACAGATTATTAA
- the cysK gene encoding cysteine synthase A codes for MIVNNSVELIGNTPVVKLSNLHEDGMADIYIKLEGKNPGGSIKDRAALGMLEEAEKTGILVKGGTIIEPTSGNTGIALTFIGVLKGYRVIVVMPDTMSIERRNIVKSYGGELVLTDGSLGMKGAIEKAEELSNTIAGSFIPQQFTNKANPAKHYGSTAEEILKDFDHLDAFVTGVGTGGTITGIGKKLKEKIEDVKIYAVEPETSAVMSGENPGKHKIQGIGAGFIPLILDMDTVDKVVKISDSEAYEAARVTAKKEGLLLGISSGANIAAAVKVAKELGEGKKVLTISPDGGEKYLSTDLYG; via the coding sequence ATGATTGTCAACAACTCAGTGGAACTTATAGGAAATACACCTGTAGTAAAACTATCCAATCTGCATGAAGACGGAATGGCTGATATTTATATAAAGTTAGAGGGCAAAAACCCAGGGGGGAGCATAAAAGACCGAGCTGCCCTAGGAATGTTAGAAGAAGCAGAAAAAACAGGGATACTCGTAAAAGGAGGGACGATAATAGAGCCTACTAGTGGGAATACTGGAATCGCACTTACTTTTATAGGGGTTTTGAAGGGATACAGGGTAATAGTTGTAATGCCTGACACCATGAGTATAGAGAGAAGAAATATAGTAAAATCATATGGCGGAGAACTTGTACTTACAGATGGTTCTTTGGGGATGAAAGGCGCCATAGAAAAGGCTGAAGAGCTTTCTAATACCATTGCTGGTAGTTTTATCCCTCAGCAGTTTACCAATAAAGCCAATCCTGCAAAGCATTATGGAAGTACAGCCGAGGAGATCCTCAAGGACTTTGATCATTTAGACGCTTTTGTGACAGGGGTGGGTACCGGTGGTACAATCACAGGTATAGGTAAAAAATTAAAAGAAAAAATAGAAGATGTAAAAATATATGCCGTGGAACCAGAAACCTCTGCTGTGATGTCAGGAGAGAATCCAGGGAAACACAAGATACAGGGTATAGGGGCAGGCTTTATTCCTCTAATATTAGATATGGATACTGTAGATAAAGTGGTTAAAATATCAGATTCCGAGGCTTATGAGGCAGCTAGAGTTACTGCTAAAAAAGAGGGACTCCTTCTGGGAATATCTTCTGGGGCCAATATTGCTGCTGCAGTAAAGGTAGCCAAAGAGCTGGGAGAGGGAAAGAAAGTTTTGACCATATCTCCAGACGGAGGAGAGAAGTATCTCTCTACAGACCTTTACGGATAA
- the pepT gene encoding peptidase T, with protein MKKITERFFKYIKIDTKSDESRLTCPSTESQMGFAKLMVEELKAIGMDRVSLDYNGYVTAILPSNTDKDIPVIGFIAHMDTAPSFSGKNINPRIVENYDGEDIVLNSQENIIMSPRDFPELKNYLGQDIIVTDGTTLLGADDKAGITEIITAMEHLIKNPDIKHGEIKVGFTPDEEIGKGANLFDVKKFGADYAYTIDGGEIGELEYENFNAASARIKINGRNIHPGTSKNKMINSLLLGMELNSMLPVSERPEYTENYEGFFLLCDMKGDVETTDMNYIIRDHQKKKFDEKKNLMKNSVDFLNKKYGAGIFELEIKDSYYNMKEKVEPVIEIVDIVKKSMEDIGINPIVKPIRGGTDGARLSYMGLPCPNIFTGGHNFHGKFEYIPVQSMEKSVELIVKICQNYAENEFIIDKKDNF; from the coding sequence ATGAAAAAAATCACCGAAAGATTTTTTAAATATATAAAAATTGATACCAAATCAGATGAGAGCAGGCTGACGTGTCCTAGCACCGAGAGTCAGATGGGATTTGCAAAGCTAATGGTAGAGGAACTAAAGGCTATAGGAATGGATAGAGTATCCCTAGACTACAATGGCTATGTAACTGCAATTCTACCTTCAAATACAGACAAAGATATACCGGTAATAGGGTTCATAGCTCATATGGATACTGCCCCCTCTTTTTCTGGTAAAAATATAAATCCAAGAATTGTCGAAAACTATGACGGGGAAGATATTGTTTTAAACAGTCAGGAGAATATAATAATGTCTCCTAGGGATTTTCCTGAACTAAAAAATTACCTGGGACAGGATATCATAGTCACAGACGGAACCACTCTTCTAGGGGCAGACGATAAGGCAGGGATAACTGAGATAATAACGGCTATGGAGCATCTTATAAAGAATCCTGATATAAAGCACGGTGAGATAAAAGTGGGATTCACACCTGATGAGGAGATTGGAAAGGGAGCTAATTTATTTGACGTTAAAAAATTTGGAGCTGATTATGCCTATACAATCGACGGAGGTGAAATAGGAGAGCTAGAATATGAAAATTTTAATGCAGCATCAGCAAGGATAAAAATAAATGGAAGAAATATCCATCCTGGAACCTCGAAAAATAAGATGATAAATTCACTTCTTCTGGGGATGGAGCTAAATTCTATGCTTCCTGTAAGTGAAAGACCTGAATATACTGAAAACTACGAAGGGTTCTTTCTTCTATGTGACATGAAGGGAGATGTTGAAACCACTGACATGAACTATATCATAAGAGATCATCAAAAGAAAAAATTTGATGAGAAAAAAAACCTTATGAAAAATTCAGTTGATTTTCTAAATAAAAAATATGGAGCTGGAATTTTTGAGCTGGAAATAAAAGACAGTTATTATAATATGAAGGAAAAGGTAGAGCCTGTGATAGAAATAGTGGATATTGTAAAAAAATCCATGGAGGATATAGGGATAAACCCAATAGTGAAGCCTATAAGAGGAGGAACTGACGGAGCCAGACTTTCTTATATGGGCCTTCCATGCCCAAATATATTCACAGGGGGACATAATTTTCACGGGAAGTTTGAATATATCCCGGTGCAGTCAATGGAAAAATCTGTGGAACTTATAGTTAAAATATGTCAAAATTATGCAGAAAATGAATTTATAATAGATAAAAAAGACAATTTTTAA
- the gatA gene encoding Asp-tRNA(Asn)/Glu-tRNA(Gln) amidotransferase subunit GatA: MDRFYKLTAFEIKEKISAGEIKAVDVIADIFDRIEKTESKIDSFVSLRKEGALEDAKKIDEKVAKGEALGALVGVPVALKDNMVSYDEPSSSCSKILDGYIGVYDATVVKKIKESDAIIIGKTNMDQFAMGSSTVTSCYKKTKNPWDLERVPGGSSGGSASAVAAQQSIITLGSDTGGSIRQPASFCGVVGLKPTYGRVSRYGLMAFASSLDQIGPFTKTVKDAALCMNVISGSDDYDSTVQDIEVPDYTTFLTGDVKGMKIGVPKEYFVEGMKPEVEKAVRDAIEKFKEMGAEIVDISLPHTKYGVSAYYIIAPAEASSNLARFDGVRYGHRSENYKGVEDLYVKSRSEGFGDEVKRRIMMGTYVLSAGFYDAYYKKAQKVRRLMKEDFDRAFENVDIILTPTSPSAAFRLDDEKTPLEMYLEDVFTIPLNMAGLPGIAVPSEVVNGLPVGIQLVGKPFGEGDILKAADAFEKARGEWEFPEFE; the protein is encoded by the coding sequence ATGGATAGATTTTATAAGCTTACTGCCTTTGAAATAAAGGAAAAAATCTCCGCAGGTGAGATAAAGGCAGTAGATGTAATAGCTGATATTTTTGACAGGATAGAAAAAACTGAAAGTAAAATAGACAGCTTTGTTTCCCTGAGAAAAGAGGGAGCCCTTGAAGATGCTAAAAAGATAGATGAAAAAGTAGCTAAGGGAGAAGCCCTTGGTGCCCTTGTAGGTGTACCGGTGGCCTTAAAGGACAACATGGTGTCCTATGATGAACCTTCGTCATCTTGTTCGAAGATTTTAGATGGATATATAGGGGTGTATGATGCCACTGTAGTAAAAAAGATAAAGGAATCTGATGCAATTATAATCGGTAAAACAAACATGGACCAGTTTGCAATGGGATCATCTACAGTGACTTCCTGTTATAAAAAAACTAAAAACCCTTGGGATCTTGAAAGGGTTCCAGGAGGAAGCAGCGGAGGTTCGGCAAGTGCTGTAGCGGCACAGCAGTCAATAATAACTCTTGGTTCAGATACAGGAGGGAGTATAAGACAACCAGCTTCATTTTGCGGTGTAGTAGGATTAAAACCTACTTACGGAAGGGTTTCTAGATACGGGCTTATGGCCTTTGCATCCTCTCTTGACCAGATTGGACCATTTACTAAAACGGTAAAGGACGCGGCTCTCTGTATGAATGTAATATCAGGATCAGACGATTATGATTCTACAGTTCAGGATATAGAGGTCCCTGATTATACAACTTTTCTTACGGGAGATGTAAAGGGAATGAAAATAGGAGTTCCTAAGGAATATTTTGTAGAGGGAATGAAACCCGAGGTAGAAAAGGCTGTAAGAGATGCTATAGAAAAATTTAAAGAGATGGGTGCTGAGATTGTGGATATATCCTTACCTCACACAAAGTATGGGGTATCGGCTTATTATATAATAGCTCCAGCAGAGGCAAGTTCAAATCTTGCCAGGTTTGACGGGGTCAGATACGGACACAGAAGTGAAAACTACAAGGGCGTAGAAGACCTTTATGTAAAGTCGAGAAGCGAAGGTTTCGGAGACGAAGTAAAAAGAAGAATAATGATGGGAACTTATGTGCTGAGTGCAGGTTTTTATGATGCATACTATAAAAAAGCACAAAAAGTGAGAAGACTCATGAAAGAAGATTTTGACAGGGCCTTTGAAAATGTAGATATAATACTGACTCCTACATCTCCAAGTGCCGCCTTTAGGTTAGATGATGAGAAGACTCCTCTTGAGATGTACCTAGAAGATGTATTTACAATTCCACTGAATATGGCTGGACTTCCAGGTATCGCTGTGCCTTCAGAAGTAGTGAACGGTCTTCCTGTAGGGATACAGTTGGTGGGAAAACCATTTGGTGAAGGAGATATTTTAAAAGCTGCAGATGCCTTTGAGAAGGCAAGAGGAGAATGGGAATTTCCAGAGTTTGAATAA